A segment of the Leptospira perdikensis genome:
ATGATTAACGGTAAAATAAAAATCTTTTACTTCATAATCCAAAAAACGATCAATGATAATTTCGAGTATAGTTTTTTCACCTATAGGTATAAGCGGTTTGGGCAGAATTTTTGTGAAGGGATCTAGTCTTGTTCCTTTTCCTCCCGCCATAATGACAACGGGATTGGTGATTTGATTTTTTACTTTTTTTTTGAATTTTCCTTCAAAAAACTGATCCCAAATTAGAAATTCCTGAATTTTTTTATCTGCACTCAATACAGGGACTATGTTGATCTTTCGAGCAACCATTTCTTTTTTCACTTCTTCAGGATTATATTTCAACTCAACACTATAACAATGAATATTTCCAATTTCAACTAACGAACCATCAATTTTGCCAGTTTGAAGAATCCACCTGCGTATATCACCATCTGACAATGAACCAACCAATTTTTCATCTTCATCAACGACAAAGAGAATCTTTTCAGCAGTTTCATCCAATTGTTTCATAGCAGCACGAATCGACTGATTGGATGCAATTTGGAGTGTATTTAGATTTTTTATCATAGTCTGTCTGTTTACCGCTCAATCATTCATATGATTTAATAACACGAAATGCTTCTGCATATTTACAATTTGATTGTGAGCCTCTCAATATAGCAAGTGCTCGTATTGATTCCAAACTTCTTGGAAAAGGATGTTCTCCTATTTCACCATTAAACTTAGATAAGATCTCAACTTTCTTTTCAAAAAAATCTGAAATATCTACGAATAGATTAGGCTGGATTGAATCAAAAACTCCGAAATTAGTTTCAGATAATATTTCCATTTCCAATATTTGTTTAATAAAAGGATTTCTAAATTTTTTTGATACAGAGATACCTACTTGATAGGCTATTTTATGATCGGAATGTGGATCATTATCGGACGGTAACAAAATTATTTCCGGCTCTTCAGTTTTGATAATTTTATTGATAGGAGTTAAAAGTTCCGATAAAGAATATTTATCAAGACCTGTCGGTTCCAATTCTAGATTATAAACTTTATCGAAGGGATATAATTTTGATACTTCGTCAATTTCTTGATTTCGCTTATCGACCTGCTCTGGTGTCCAACCGAACTCCTTTTTCATATTGGTCAGTATTAACCAAATAATCTGGTAACCCTCTTGTTTCTTTTTTAAAAGAAATCCTCCAGCGCCTAATGTTTCATCATCAGGGTGTGGAGTAAAAACCAAAACTTTTTTACTCATATAAAATAACTGCCTACAGAAATATTATTAGAAAAATCATGTTCTTCAATTAAAACTGCATCCGTTGATAGACCACATTTAACTAAATACTTATTTTCATTAGCGGCCAAAACCTTACCAGGTTCTAGATTCACTAAACTTGTTTCAGCTATAGAAACTTTCCATACGACAAATTCGTTACCATCCGAAACAACAGTAGCCCCTGGATAAGGTTTCGTCAAAGCACGAACTAGATTGTAAATGCTTCTTGAAGACATACGAAAATCAATTTTTCCATCGACCTTGGAGCGTTTTCTCCAAACGTTGGAAGCCGAATGATCTTGTTTGATTGGAACCAAAGAGTTATCAATTAACTGATTGGTAAACATGATGACTTGTGATTTGGACGATTCAATTAATTTATCGTAGAGCGTTGCTGAACTATCTTCCTCTAATATAGGAATTTTGTTCTGAGAAACAATATCACCATCGTCAGCACCTTCCCCAATCATAAAAAAAGTAGATGCTGTTTCTTTTAATCCCAAAACCAAAGCCCAAATGATCGGATGCCTACCCCTATTTTGCGGAAGACTTGCTGGATGGTATCCAATCACTCCACGAGGGATCAAACTAATAAAATCAGAACCAATTAAACTGTTCCAACCAAAACAGTAGGTAACATCTGCATTTAAAGATTTTACCCAACTTAAGATATGTTCTTCGTTTACATTCTTTGTTTTTAGAAATGGGATATTGTTTTTCAGGGCGATAGAGGATATATCGAAATAGTCAGCATTAAACCCAGTATCATCCTTAGTTAACACACCAACTATTTCGTAGTTCTCATTTAGCAAATGTTCAAGTATAACTTTTGAATAAACTACACATCCAATAAACAGTATTCTCATATAAATAATAGTAGATCTCTAAATGGTTTTTTTACGGAAATTTTCTGAAAATCAATACCTTGAAGAATTTTAAATATTTCTGCCGAAGCCCCACCATTGCCATAAGGGCTAGTTACCTGTTTTAACTTGTTTTGAAATTCAACACTATAGAGAGTTTCAACAGCCTTACTAATGGAAATTTCATCGCTTTCACACTGAATCACACTTTCAGCCATTACCCTCCCTTTTTGACGTTCCCCTACATTAATCGTTCCTTTTTGAAAACTCGGAACCTCTAACAAACCACTAGATGAATTTCCCAACACTCCATCAATGTATTGTAAAACAGAAAGATACCTCAAAGCTCCTAATGATTCAAATGCTACACAATTCCCGTTATTTGAGACAAATTCATCAATGATTTTATTAATGATACGGCCATCGGTATCTGAATTAGCCTTTGTAAAAATAACTCCATTACCTTTACTAACGTAATTAGAAAGGACTTTGCATATTTCTTTGAACTGAAATTCGGAAGTATTATTCTCCAAGGTCACCGGATGAAATGTAACCAAAAGGTTTTTGTTTTTAAATTGAAAATTTAATGACTTCTCTAGTTCATCCTTTTTCATCAAATTAATGTTTTTTATTAAATCTACCCCGAGACCACCACAATTAAACACCCGTTCCTCATCTTCACCAAGCTGAACCACTCTCTTTCGATATTCTTCTGTAGCAACAAAGTGAAGTAATGACATTTTGGTGACTGAATGTCTAATTGCTTCATCAATCAAACCTTCAGTTCGTTCTCCACCGTGTAAATGTGCGATGGGAATTCTTGCAATCATAGCGCAAGAGGCACAGGCAAAGATTTCAAAACGATCGCCTAACAAAATCAATAAATCTGGTTTTAATTGTTCGAGCGCTTCAGAAATGGATATCATTGCCAAACCCATCGACTTCGAAATTGAAGTGGGTGAATCAGAACTTAATAAAATTTCAATTTTTCGATCAATATTAAAACCATCTTTCTCAATTTCTTTATATGTAAGTCCAAACTCAGGAGAAAGATGCATTCCAGTTGCAATGACTTGTAAATTAAAAGAAGAAGAACTTTGCAGTAACTTCATTAGTCCCTTAAGAAGTCCATATTCTGCACGAGTTCCAGTAATAACGCAGATTTTTGTCATATTAAATTTCGATGATATCATCCATTTTAAAAGCTTTGTTTGCAGTTCTTCCCATAACGTCATTCCATCTCATTGGACTGATTCCTTCAGCAGGCCTTTTGACCGTGCAATTTTCTTCAGAAAAAATTTCACCTGCTCGAATATCTCTTAAAGCAATGATCGATTTTCTTACAATTGGTATATTTTTTACTTCTGACTTAGATGGTCTTTTAATTCCATCACCAAGAGAAAGTTCTACGTTTCGAATTGATTCTATCAAACGAGTTAATTCACCGGGATCAAGACTTGCCTTATGATCAGGGCCTGGTAAATTTTTATCTAAAGTAAAATGTTTTTCAATAACCGTTGCACCTAAAGCAACTGCAGCGATGGATATCTCAATCCCAGAAGTATGGTCAGAATAACCAATTTTTGTTCCAAAAGCATCCCTAATGGAGAGCATAGCTCTTAAGTTAACATCCTCAAAAGGAGTAGGATATTCAGTATTACAATGAAGTACGGTAATATCGGATCTGACTAAACCATTGGAAGTCAATACATCAAGAGCTTGTTCGATATCACTTAAATTTGCCATTCCTGTAGAAAGTATAATTTCTTTCTTAAAAGTCGAAATCATTTTTAAGTAAGGGTAATTCGTGATTTCACCAGAAGGGATCTTAAATAAATCCAGGTCTAAAGTTTTTAAAAAATCCAAACTTTCCAAATCAAATGCGGTAGAAAGAAATTTTATTTTCTTTTGTTTAGCATAGTCTATTAATTTGTAATGAGCCTCTTTTGATAACTCAAGTTTTTTCAACATATCAAGTTGCGATTCTTCTGAATCCGTTGTTACTTTTTGGTATGCAGCTTTCTTAGCAATTTTACTACTCAACTTTTCAGAATTGAATGTCTGAAATTTCACATAATCTGCACCTGCTTCCGATGCAACATCAATCAATTGGAATGCTTTCTCAATAACTCCGTTGTGATTCACACCGGCTTCAGCAATAATGGTAGTTTTAGTATTCATTTATATATTTGATTTGCCTTTAAAAAATAATGACTTGGGATTTTTGCCCCCTGAACAACAACAGATCCACTTCCAATAAATACGTCATTTTCTATGGTAACATTTCCGTTCACAATAGCACCAGTCGATATATGACAGAAATTTCCTATTTTTACATCATGTTCAATTAAAGAATGATTATTCAGAATTGTAAAATCACCAATCGTTGCATCTGCATTAATTGTAACATTATGCATGATCACAGATCCTACTCCAAGGTTTGCGTATCTTGAAATATGTGCTTTAGGTGAAATGATATTTGGAAATTTTGCTCCAAGTGAAATCATTTGATTGGCAATTTTATTTCGAATAGGACTAGATCCAATTTGGCCAACAGTGATATGAAAGTTTTTAAACCGACTAGCTAAGTCCGGCAACAGAGAATCATTCCCTAAAACCTTTACATCTAAAACAAATTCACCAACAGCAATCATGGGATCGACAATTCCAATTATATTATATCTTCCTTGCTCACGGATGACATCGATAACAGATTTACAATGTCCACCACCACCAATTAGAATTAATTCTTCCATTTAACTCCGCTGGGAATATTTACAAGACGATCTGCTAAATACTTAGAATGAGATAATGAGTCCGAAATACAGTGTTCAAACATTGGCGAAGTGTTTAATAAGTTCCAAGCAGGTCTTGTCATTACTTTCATATCATTAGTTTGCTTCAAAAACTCATCACGTTCTGTTTTATCTTTTAAACAAATAGTATTAAGCCAATAATTTGATTTTGTTTCCGAAATCTCTTCTTGAAACTTTATATGTGAATTCTTAAAAAAACCAATGTATTTGTTCGACAATTCTCTTTTTTCAGAAAGAAAGGAATCCAATTGCTCTAGTTGTGCACATGCTAACGCTGCATTGAGATTGGGCATTCGGTAATTAAAACCCAATTCATCATGCGAATACTCCCACGGATGTGGCACCTTCGCAGTAGTCGTTATATGTTTAATCCTTTTTCCTAATTCGATATCGTCCGTCACAACGGCACCGCCACCGCCACAAGTAACCGTTTTATTTCCGTTGAAACTAAAAACACCTAACTTTCCAAAGGTTCCGGTATGCCTTTTTTTAACATAGCTACCTAGAGACTCAGCAGAATCTTCGATTACGGGTAATTGGAACTGGTTTGCAATAGCAACGATTTCCTCGATCCTAGACGGATTTCCAAAAGTATGCATAGGAACAATTGCCTTAATTTTTTTCCCAGAAACTTTATTGTATACAATTCCGTCTCGGACTTCGCAGGAAGATTCCAAAAAATTGAGTAATGCTGACGGTGAAAGACCCATTGAGTCTAAGTCAACGTCTACAAATACCGGATCTGCTCCAGTGTAACGAATGGCATTGGCCGTCGCCACAAAACTAAGGGCCTGGGTGATTACCTCATCTCCAAATGTAACACCAATGGAGTGAAGGGCAATGTGCAGAGCAGCAGTTCCATTAACGGTGGCAACTGCATATTTAGCGCCAGTTAAATCCACCATTACCTTTTCAAACTGATCAACAAAAGCTCCGACCGAGGACACAAAAGTAGATTGGATGGTCTCGGTAACGTATTTTAATTCGTTACCTTTAAAGACAGGTGCATGGAGCGGAATAAACTCGCTCGGCGAATCATAATGTTTTCTTACCAGCTCAATAAAATCGTTAATCATTTGTAAGTTAAATTATAATTTCCGTGAAAATCATTATCTTTCTCTAAATTGTTAAAGAGATTCAATTTAAATGCCTCGATTAATTCAACAACACCATCTTCCACAGAATACTTAGGCTCAAAACCTAATACTGATTTTACTTTCGAAAAGTTAACTTTATAATTTCTTGGATCGGTTCCGTGTTCTTTAAAATTAATTTTGGAATTAGGCAAGTATTTCAAAATTGTATCAAGAATTCCTTGTTTGGTAAAATTATTAATCTCTCCGCCGGCATTAAAAACCTGTTTATTGACTACGTTTTTTGGCGCATTAAATACTATTTCAATCAATCTAGCGAAATCTTTTACGTGACAATAAGGTCGCCAAGTGTGTGCGTCATAGACCAACAATTCTTTTCCCAAAACTAGATCTTTCGTAAATTCGCTTACGGTTAAATCAAATCTCATTCTTGGCGACAAACCAAAGGCAGTAGCAAACCTCAATACAACAGGTGAAAAATCAAATTGATTGTCGTTAGAGAGTAAACTTTTTTCGGCTGCCACTTTTGCTTTTGCATAAAGAGACAATGGTGAAAGTTCAAAATTCTCATCAGCTAACTCATCATTTTTAATGAGCCCATAATTGGAACACGTAGAAACAAAAACAACTTTATCCAAACCTTTTCCATTTAACGACTTAAACAAATTCAACATTCCTTCATCGTTAATAAGCCTTGATTCATCTGGATATTTTTTTGTAATGGGATCTCCAACAAGACCCGCGAGTATCACAACATCTGTAATACCATTTAGAGCTGAGTTTAGTTGATCTTGCTTACAAAAATCGCCATATATAAACTTATAGTTTTCATTCAGAATATAAGGCATTACTGTTCTTTGATTGTCATATAGAAAATAATCTAAACAGGTAACTTTATAATTATTCCTTAGTAGAAAGTCGGTAATCACCGATCCTACGTAACCTGCCCCACCGATCAAAAGTACATTCTTCATTTATCTTCCTTCTTTTTTAATATTGATTCTGCGATTTCCAAATCTTCAATTTCATCGATATCGATAGAATATTTTAATTTGGACTCAAATAAAAACGTTTCACCTTCTCTTACAAAAGCCCGTTTTTCCTTTAAAAAACTCAAACTAGCGATGTAAAAGGAGCCATCCAAAAAGTAATACTTACCAGTATAACTTTGCCTACCACTTACTTCCTGCTTAGGCTTCGCCAAAAATGACCATCCTGATGTATCAGATTCAATACATTCAAATGGATGTTCTCTCATCACAGTAACACTTACGAGACTAGAAAGTTTTTCTTTTTCAAAAAAAAGAATCGCCTCTTTTAATTCTTCCAATTTTCGTATCGGTGAAGTTGGCTGGAGTAGTAATACAGCATCTATAGCTGTTTTATTCTCCCTTTCATACCAATCGACACCATGTAAAACTGCGTCTAAAGTTGATGATGTGTCCGTTGCCAAAATCTCTGGTCTCAGATATTCATCTGTTAATCCCAAAGAGTTAGCATATTCTTTAATTTTTTTGTCATCAGTGGATAGAAAAGGCAAAACAAGATCACCCAACTGTTTGGCGATATCAATCGTATAGTACAATAAAGGCTTTCCTGCAACAGGATGCAGGTTTTTACCGATAATTCCTTTTGATCCACCCCTTGCAGGAATAAAGGCTAAGATTTTCATATTTTAATACTCATACGATCAAAAATAATTTCCCGGTTTTCTTTTTGACCTGATAGTTCGAGAAATACTTACTTCAAGGAATCTATTTTCAACTATTATGCCTAACAGAGTTTGTATCCTTGATTACCTAAAAAACATGAGTGTTTTGTATACGATTACGTGAATGATTCCGTAGAGAGAATATCCTTAATCACCGAATGCACTCGCGACTTTACATTTCCATCAGCGTAGTTTCCGTAAAGTTGGTTCGAAATCGTTTTGATTTCAGAGAGGATTGTTCGTTCTTTTTTTAGTATTCTTTTAGAACGAGTCAAAAGCTCTTCATAATTTTTGCAAAGAATTTCACTACCATGATAACCGTAAGTATCTGCGATAATGGTTTTTGAATTATGTGTAAAATCGTAAAACAATACGGGTTTACCGAATGACAAAACTTCATCACCGAGCGACGTATGTTTTGCAATCACTAGATCAACGTTTTTTGCAAGTGAATAACTAAAAAACGGAATCGAATACTCCGAAGATATCTCAATATTCTTTATAGAATTAATCTTCGATACTACTTCGGAAAAAAAATGAAGTTTTAGCCAATCCAAGTTTTTATATCTTAAAATCAAAATAGAATCATTCAGTTCTTTACTTAACCGAAGGATGTCTTCAAGAAAAGCCAAATGAGCTTTCCAATTCAAAAGCGGATCAACCTGTTCATCTTCCCAAGAATCGTGTGTATGATATCCAAGAAAAAGAATACTAAACTTATAACCATTTTTCCTCATCCTCTCTTGAAGTTTTAGCTCATTTTTATAATTGGAATAGAGTGCATCTGTCCGGTATTGGCCGACAGGAATTATATGGTTAACTAGATAATTCTTTGACTTTTTTAAAAGATTTACAACTTCAGCTGACGCAACTAAATAATAATCCAGTATCACTGCGATTGATTTATAATTTGCATAAACAAATCTTTCCTGAACGGCTAAAGTTTTTACTCCCTTCGATTCAAATGCAAATAACAAGGCCTTCGGGCAGAGTATTTCATAATCAATTAAAGCAAGTTTCAGATTCGGAAACGACTTTAAGTCCAATAAATAAGCGTCAAATTTTAATTTTAAAATAACAATCAACAAAAAACAAACCAAACGGCTTGGGCTCAGCAATAACCGCCAATTACTAAGTGTTAATTGAATGAAAACAAGTAGAATCCGAGTTACTTTTAACGACTTAGCCGATCTAAATTGCCACCAAGGAATGTGTGGCCCAGGAGATGGAATTCCAGAATAATCATAATGAACAACATTCTCAATTTTAAAAATCGGATCTTTCTCACTGTGATACAATTTTTTTTCAAATAAACTGCCGTAAGATAATCCGGCATGGGTCACGTAACCCAACTTGAAACCAGCCCAATCGAATTTCGGTGATAAATCGGCTGTTACCCTGGGTAGACTTTCTAATTTTTTAGCCTTAAGAGAAAAAATTTGTTTAAAACGATTGATGACGTTAAACACTCCACGAACCAATACGCCAAAAAATGAAATAGGAAGAATGATTCGCACGCAGTTCTTTGGCACCAATGGAACCGCAATATCATCCATTCTAAAACTTAGATAAATGATTTTTTTATTATTATTGTTCTCTGACCAAAAAGTTAACTTACTCGCTATGAGTGATTGTTTCAGAGAAAAATTATCTAAAAGATACAAACGAATTTTTTGATTCAGATCACGAACATTTGGAAACAATGATCTCAAGGAATCGAAATTTACACCTTTTAGATGTTTATGGACCCACTGCCATGTATACTCTTTTGGGTCGCTATCAGCATCTGCGAAAGAAGATATAGAAGGTAAGTCTGCTATGGGAAGTGGTTTGATGTTTTTTCTTTGAAGAACCACCACCCTGTCGTTTGTTTTAGCACCGATTAATTTAAGATAATAGACTTCTCTGAAAATAAAACTTGTAAGTATAGCAAACTTGTCACTTATCTCTGATAATTCACCAAAAATAAGCACGACCGGAATTCGAAACATTCTATTTATAATATCCCTTACCTATTAGAATGTATTTTTGATCCTGATATTCGGGTCGTTTATTCTTTGTCAAAACAAACTCACACTTCGATTCGTGATTCTTTAACCTAACCTGATCAACACCTTCGTTGTCTTTATCGCTAAAAAAAACATTTTCTCGGGGTGCCCAATCCCAATTCTGGTTTCTATACCAAATTTTTTTGTTTCGATGTTGATCTAATATAAAATGGAATCCATTTTCTGTCATTCCGATCCAATCTAAAAAGAGTTTTAGATTTTTGGGTTTCTCTTCACTAAACTTTTTTACTAGTTCAATTCCTTCTTCCCGAGTCATCCTCTTTAAACGAATTTCCCGACAAACATGATCCGTGACCTTTCCGTATCCATGTTTTATAAATTTAATATAATCATGAACGTCTGAATAATTAAAACAATCAACATCGTTATAAGTATCGAATGTTCTAGTTTGAAGAGAGGTTTCATAATCGAAATCACGAATCATTGATTCATGTTGAGCTTTACTATCCCATCGAATATAGTTATTTAAATATATTCCTCTTACTCCTACTCGTTCCAATTCTTTATCATCTGGGTAACGATATTGCACAACGTCATCTTCGCTAATATCATCGAATTCATCGATTAAGTCTTCTGCTTCAATACCCATCAAATCATGTTCTTTTCTATATTTACGAGTCATCTCTACCTCGTTTAGATGAGAGAACATACCCACTTGATCAATTCCCTGGTGTGCACCCCAAATGATTAGAGGGATTTTGAATTTCACGGCAACTTGTACAGGATATACTGTTTGGCCAGCAAGACAATGCCAATAAAGGCTACCTAGTTTCCTTAATGTAGCCCGCGTAACTTTTTTTACCGTTTCAGGATTTACGGTCAAAGTCATGATATCGCAATTAAATCGAATCCGTAAATTTGCTAAATTTCTAATCCCGAGATCGGTATTGTATTGTTTATTATATGTAACCAGTAGAGGGTTCATACCTAAAACATTTTTTACAGTATGAACAATGTAATACGAGTCCCTTGCCCCACTGACTGGAATGATGCAGTCATAATTATTCCCTGAAGTATTTCTATAAGATTCCAATATCTTCTTTAGTTTATCTAATCGGAACTGCCAATCCAGAATGTCTTTTTCTTCATGAACTCGACAACCACTACAGACACCTTCCCCATCAAATGTGATGTTCAATGGATGTAGTTCCGAGTATAAACAGCGTTTACAATATTTCATATAACTTCTTTCTCTATTCTCAAATAGAGCATCTCTTCTAAGATTTTGTCTTCTTTCTTTAAAAGTCTTAGGTCCTGATCAAAATTCGACTCTTTGTAATCCGCATGTGTCTCAACACGGATATCAGTAACTTTAGAGACAATAGATTTAGTGATGTTTACGCTATGTTCGGTAAAATGGAAAAAATTGGCTGCGGCAGCCGCAGAGACCTTTGATTCCGAAAAGATTTGAACAAAGTCATTTGCATTTTTTGCTCCCCCACAACAAATTACAGGGATAGCAACATTTTCACAAATTGATTGAATCAATTTTGTATCAAATCCTGAATACTTTCCATCTCGATCGACAGAATTGATAAAAATTTCACCTGCTCCCTCTTCGCTGAGAGTTTTAGCAAACTCACTTGGTAAAAGTTTAGTAGTTTTTCTTTCAACGTAATCGTAAACCCGGTAACCATCATCCGTAAGAATTGCATCAACCGAAACAACAACAGATTGGTTTCCAAATATATGCGCCGTTTTCGAAATTAACGTTAGATCTTTTAGGCAGGCTTGGTTCAACGAAACCTTATCTGCTCCAACATGCATTAACTGAGTCACTTCATCAATATTTGTAATACCACCGCCAACAGTTAACGGCACATAACATTTTTTAGATGCTTTCCGAATCATCTCATAATTTGGTGGGAGTTGATTCTTGGTTGCTGAAATATCCAAAATTATGATTTCGTCAATACCCCAGGAAGTTAAATACTCCAAAGCAATCTCCGGCTTACCGATCGGTAGGTATTTTTCGAAACCTATACTTTGGACGACTAGTCCGTCTTTTAAAATGACTACGGCTACGATTCTTTTCTTTAACATAGTTTATATTGAACTAAAAAAACTTCTAAACAGTTTTAATCCGCTAATATGGCTTTTTTCGGGATGGAACTGAACACCAAAAATATTTTCCTTTTGCACCGATGCTGTGACTCTAATTCCGTAATCACACCAGGAAGATATAAACTTTGATTCACATTCAAAATGATAACTATGATCAAAATAAAAATTTACATGGTTCGAATTTCTTTTAAAAATGGGTTCCGAATGATCGACTGTAACATCATTCCAGCCAACATGAGGAACTGGTAAATGATTTTGTGTTACTATTTTTTTAACAGTTCCAGGTATCCAATTCAAACCTTCATGATTGCCATTTTCTTCAGAAACCGAAGCCAATAGTTGCATCCCTAAACAAATCCCAAGTATCGGTTTCTTTTTCACCAATACTTCTTCGCCAAGAATACGATCTAAATTTCTATCTCGTAAATTTTTAGCAGCGTTATCAAAAGCTCCTACACCTGGAAGGATATATGCTTGTGAGGATTTAATTTCAGACT
Coding sequences within it:
- a CDS encoding N-acetyl sugar amidotransferase, encoding MKYCKRCLYSELHPLNITFDGEGVCSGCRVHEEKDILDWQFRLDKLKKILESYRNTSGNNYDCIIPVSGARDSYYIVHTVKNVLGMNPLLVTYNKQYNTDLGIRNLANLRIRFNCDIMTLTVNPETVKKVTRATLRKLGSLYWHCLAGQTVYPVQVAVKFKIPLIIWGAHQGIDQVGMFSHLNEVEMTRKYRKEHDLMGIEAEDLIDEFDDISEDDVVQYRYPDDKELERVGVRGIYLNNYIRWDSKAQHESMIRDFDYETSLQTRTFDTYNDVDCFNYSDVHDYIKFIKHGYGKVTDHVCREIRLKRMTREEGIELVKKFSEEKPKNLKLFLDWIGMTENGFHFILDQHRNKKIWYRNQNWDWAPRENVFFSDKDNEGVDQVRLKNHESKCEFVLTKNKRPEYQDQKYILIGKGYYK
- the hisF gene encoding imidazole glycerol phosphate synthase subunit HisF, giving the protein MLKKRIVAVVILKDGLVVQSIGFEKYLPIGKPEIALEYLTSWGIDEIIILDISATKNQLPPNYEMIRKASKKCYVPLTVGGGITNIDEVTQLMHVGADKVSLNQACLKDLTLISKTAHIFGNQSVVVSVDAILTDDGYRVYDYVERKTTKLLPSEFAKTLSEEGAGEIFINSVDRDGKYSGFDTKLIQSICENVAIPVICCGGAKNANDFVQIFSESKVSAAAAANFFHFTEHSVNITKSIVSKVTDIRVETHADYKESNFDQDLRLLKKEDKILEEMLYLRIEKEVI
- the hisH gene encoding imidazole glycerol phosphate synthase subunit HisH — encoded protein: MSNKLNICIVDYGVGNTHSIMNALSYLGYSKVKISSSESEIKSSQAYILPGVGAFDNAAKNLRDRNLDRILGEEVLVKKKPILGICLGMQLLASVSEENGNHEGLNWIPGTVKKIVTQNHLPVPHVGWNDVTVDHSEPIFKRNSNHVNFYFDHSYHFECESKFISSWCDYGIRVTASVQKENIFGVQFHPEKSHISGLKLFRSFFSSI